One genomic window of Campylobacter fetus subsp. fetus includes the following:
- a CDS encoding acetyl-CoA carboxylase biotin carboxylase subunit, which translates to MREIKRILIANRGEIALRALRTIQEMGKEAIVIHSTADKDALYVKYADASICIGNPRSTDSYLNIPAIITACEISEADAIFPGYGFLSENQNFVEICSKHNIKFIGPSVAAMALMSDKSKAKQVMMRAGIPVVPGSDGSIQDIDAAKKLAREIGYPIIVKAAAGGGGRGMRVVEREEDLEKSFWSAESEAMSAFGDGTMYMEKYISNPRHIEVQVLGDEHGNVVHIGERDCSMQRRHQKLIEESPAVILDDKTRANLHETAVKATKAIGYAGAGTFEFLYDQKDNKFYFIEMNTRLQVEHCVSEMCSGLDLIEWMIRIAQGEKLLSQDEIKLRGHAIECRITAEDPKSFTPNPGKVTKYIAPGGRNVRMDSHIYEGYSVPPYYDSMIGKLIVHDKDRNRAIAKMKVALDEMVIQGIKTTKDFHLHMMNNSDFINNLYDTNYLSKH; encoded by the coding sequence ATGAGAGAAATAAAACGAATTCTCATCGCAAATCGTGGGGAAATAGCTTTAAGAGCTCTTAGAACAATACAAGAAATGGGAAAAGAAGCCATAGTAATACATTCTACCGCAGATAAAGACGCGCTTTATGTAAAATATGCAGACGCTTCTATTTGTATAGGAAATCCAAGAAGCACCGATAGTTATTTAAATATACCAGCTATCATCACAGCATGCGAAATCAGCGAAGCTGATGCTATATTTCCGGGATATGGATTTTTGAGTGAAAATCAAAATTTTGTTGAAATTTGCTCTAAACATAATATCAAATTTATAGGTCCTAGCGTAGCGGCTATGGCTCTTATGAGCGATAAAAGCAAAGCTAAGCAAGTTATGATGAGAGCTGGAATTCCAGTAGTTCCAGGAAGTGATGGTTCCATACAAGACATAGATGCGGCAAAGAAACTAGCTCGTGAAATCGGATATCCTATTATAGTGAAAGCTGCTGCTGGCGGAGGCGGTCGCGGAATGCGCGTGGTTGAGCGTGAAGAGGATCTAGAAAAAAGTTTTTGGTCTGCCGAGAGTGAGGCTATGAGTGCATTTGGCGATGGTACTATGTATATGGAAAAGTATATCTCAAATCCACGTCACATTGAAGTTCAAGTCTTAGGTGATGAGCATGGAAATGTAGTTCATATAGGCGAACGCGATTGTTCTATGCAAAGACGTCATCAAAAACTTATCGAAGAGAGTCCTGCCGTAATTTTAGATGATAAAACTAGAGCTAATTTGCATGAAACCGCAGTTAAAGCTACTAAAGCTATAGGTTACGCTGGAGCTGGGACATTCGAGTTTTTGTACGACCAAAAAGATAATAAATTTTATTTTATCGAAATGAATACTAGACTTCAAGTCGAACACTGCGTAAGTGAGATGTGTAGTGGGCTAGATCTTATAGAGTGGATGATACGTATCGCTCAAGGTGAGAAGTTGCTTAGTCAAGATGAGATCAAACTAAGAGGACATGCTATAGAGTGTCGTATAACAGCCGAAGATCCAAAAAGCTTTACTCCAAATCCGGGAAAAGTGACAAAATACATAGCTCCTGGAGGCAGAAATGTTCGTATGGATAGTCATATTTATGAAGGTTATAGCGTTCCACCATACTATGATAGTATGATAGGAAAATTAATCGTTCATGATAAAGATAGAAACAGAGCAATAGCTAAAATGAAAGTAGCTCTTGATGAAATGGTTATACAGGGCATTAAAACCACAAAAGATTTTCATCTTCATATGATGAATAATAGCGATTTTATAAATAACCTTTATGATACGAATTATCTATCTAAGCATTAA
- the accB gene encoding acetyl-CoA carboxylase biotin carboxyl carrier protein, protein MTRDEIKELMTFFDETNINRIKIKDKEFEIELEKYEPEATPAPVVCPPAPAPTPINVNVVNEKGSSSQNLSGDTINSPMVGTFYVAPSPGAAAFVKPGQTIRKGDCIGIIEAMKIMNEIEAEFDCRIIKSLIADGQPVEFGMALFEVEKI, encoded by the coding sequence ATGACAAGAGATGAAATTAAAGAGCTTATGACTTTCTTTGATGAGACTAACATCAATAGAATTAAGATAAAAGATAAAGAATTTGAGATTGAACTTGAAAAATATGAACCAGAAGCAACTCCGGCTCCAGTTGTTTGTCCTCCGGCACCTGCTCCGACTCCGATAAACGTGAATGTGGTAAATGAAAAAGGTTCTAGCAGTCAAAATTTGAGCGGAGATACTATAAACTCTCCTATGGTAGGAACATTTTATGTAGCTCCAAGCCCTGGAGCAGCAGCTTTCGTAAAACCGGGTCAAACTATAAGAAAAGGTGATTGCATAGGTATTATAGAAGCTATGAAAATTATGAATGAGATAGAAGCCGAGTTTGACTGTCGTATTATAAAATCTCTAATAGCAGACGGTCAGCCAGTAGAGTTTGGTATGGCTTTGTTCGAGGTTGAAAAAATATGA
- the dcd gene encoding dCTP deaminase, which yields MGLKSDKWIREQSIENQMIEPFCEENIGKGVVSYGLSSYGYDIRVGCEFKIFTNIGGTVVDPKNFDEKNVVDFIGDICIVPPNSFALARTVEYFKMPHDVLAICLGKSTYARCGIIVNVTPFEPGFNGHITIEISNTTPLPAKIYANEGIAQVLFLQGDEPCETSYADKKGKYQDQEGITLPRILK from the coding sequence ATGGGACTAAAAAGCGATAAATGGATACGCGAACAGAGTATAGAAAACCAAATGATAGAGCCGTTTTGTGAAGAAAATATAGGTAAAGGTGTCGTTAGCTACGGACTTTCTAGCTACGGATACGATATAAGAGTCGGTTGTGAGTTTAAAATTTTCACAAATATAGGCGGTACTGTTGTAGATCCAAAAAACTTCGATGAAAAAAACGTAGTTGATTTTATCGGAGACATATGCATAGTCCCGCCAAACTCATTTGCACTTGCAAGAACAGTTGAATACTTCAAAATGCCTCACGACGTTCTAGCGATCTGTCTTGGAAAATCAACATACGCAAGATGCGGAATAATAGTAAATGTTACTCCATTTGAACCAGGATTTAACGGCCACATCACTATAGAAATCTCAAACACCACTCCTCTACCTGCGAAAATTTACGCAAATGAAGGCATAGCGCAAGTTCTATTTTTACAAGGTGATGAACCGTGTGAAACAAGTTACGCCGATAAAAAAGGTAAATATCAAGATCAAGAAGGCATAACCTTACCGCGCATACTAAAGTAA
- the pseC gene encoding UDP-4-amino-4,6-dideoxy-N-acetyl-beta-L-altrosamine transaminase, giving the protein MMTYSRQSIDDDDIKAVSEALKSDIITCGKKVDEFEKALCDYTGAKFAVAMNSATSALHAGYLAFNLESNDEVITTPITFAATANTALMCGAKVKFADILPNGNIDPKSVEKLITPKTKVITPVDFGGLPVDIDALNLIAQKHGLKILDDASHALGSSINGKKVGTFADASVFSFHAIKPITTLEGGALLTDDEEIAAKARLIRSHGIIKKIAWNSDMITLGYNYRLSDVACALGASQMKKLDIFIAKRDEIAKFYDEAFKKSPYLSTIKIPKGVKSSHHLYPVLLFRDFWCDKQSIYEELHAKGIGVQVHYKPTYQFSFYKNLYAEISLPNAEDFYRAELSLPCHQLMSIEDAKFVVEKLNEILVKYKGCKF; this is encoded by the coding sequence ATGATGACTTACAGCAGACAAAGCATAGACGATGATGATATAAAAGCAGTCAGTGAGGCTTTAAAAAGCGATATCATAACTTGCGGTAAGAAAGTAGATGAGTTTGAAAAAGCGCTTTGTGATTACACCGGAGCTAAATTCGCAGTAGCGATGAACTCGGCTACTTCTGCTTTACACGCAGGATATCTAGCGTTTAATCTTGAAAGTAACGATGAAGTCATCACGACTCCTATTACGTTTGCGGCTACTGCAAACACGGCTTTGATGTGCGGTGCGAAAGTTAAATTTGCCGACATATTACCAAATGGAAATATCGATCCAAAAAGCGTAGAAAAACTCATAACTCCAAAAACAAAAGTTATAACTCCGGTTGATTTTGGTGGACTTCCAGTAGATATAGACGCATTAAATTTGATAGCCCAAAAACACGGTCTTAAGATACTAGATGATGCTTCTCACGCTCTTGGAAGTAGCATAAATGGTAAAAAAGTCGGCACATTCGCAGACGCTAGCGTATTTAGTTTCCATGCTATCAAACCGATAACCACGCTTGAGGGCGGCGCGCTTTTAACCGACGATGAAGAGATCGCCGCTAAGGCTAGATTGATCCGCTCTCACGGAATTATCAAAAAAATAGCTTGGAACTCAGATATGATAACTCTTGGTTATAACTACCGTTTAAGCGATGTCGCGTGTGCTTTAGGTGCTTCGCAAATGAAAAAGTTGGATATTTTTATAGCAAAACGTGATGAGATAGCCAAATTTTACGATGAAGCATTTAAAAAAAGTCCGTATTTAAGCACTATAAAAATACCCAAAGGTGTAAAAAGTTCTCATCATCTCTATCCGGTCTTGCTTTTTAGAGATTTTTGGTGCGATAAACAGAGTATTTACGAAGAACTTCATGCAAAAGGTATCGGCGTACAAGTGCATTATAAACCGACTTATCAATTTAGCTTTTACAAAAATCTTTACGCAGAGATAAGTTTGCCAAATGCGGAGGATTTTTATAGAGCTGAGCTAAGCTTGCCTTGTCATCAACTAATGAGTATAGAAGACGCTAAATTCGTGGTAGAAAAGCTAAATGAAATTTTAGTAAAGTATAAAGGGTGTAAGTTTTAA
- a CDS encoding (Fe-S)-binding protein, with protein sequence MQKYNFNTVSDACVKCGKCKPNCTIFKISGDEVRSPRGFLDLLGAYNRGELELDKNAKDIFESCFLCTNCVSECPSSLATDTMIENVRRDIALKFGIAWYKRLFFWLLRHRKVMDICASLGYVFQSCAFKVNNGEMRPRMSFPMVKKERLLPTASKKSFLNSHPEFINNGGEKAVGIFIGCMGNYAYIGIGEGLLKICKTLNLNAHLMKDQSCCAAPAYFTGDFNTVEVLAKKNIMYFEKVLEKVDAIIIPEATCSAMIKVDYEHFFANNEEWRERAKNVSKKIFLATEYFEKYTNLGEILSKIGLNSNKQTITYHDPCHAKKMQGVFREPRALLSKIYNIKEMNDTTSCCGFGGVTMQSEKYHLSRAAGLSRAETISATKAQCVSAECSACKMQLNNALHLRSSDMRCENPIELIAKVL encoded by the coding sequence ATGCAAAAGTATAATTTTAATACCGTTTCAGACGCATGTGTTAAGTGTGGTAAATGTAAACCAAATTGCACTATTTTCAAGATTAGCGGTGATGAAGTTAGAAGTCCTCGTGGTTTTTTGGATCTTCTTGGAGCTTATAATAGAGGTGAGCTTGAATTAGATAAAAATGCAAAAGATATATTTGAAAGCTGCTTTTTATGTACAAATTGCGTAAGTGAATGTCCTAGTAGCCTTGCAACCGATACTATGATTGAAAATGTAAGGCGGGATATCGCGCTCAAATTTGGAATAGCATGGTACAAAAGACTGTTTTTTTGGCTTTTAAGACATAGAAAAGTTATGGATATTTGTGCTAGTCTTGGTTATGTTTTTCAAAGCTGCGCTTTTAAAGTAAATAACGGTGAAATGCGCCCTAGAATGAGTTTTCCTATGGTTAAAAAAGAGCGTCTTTTACCGACTGCTAGTAAAAAGAGCTTTTTAAATTCGCATCCTGAGTTTATAAATAACGGAGGAGAAAAAGCCGTTGGAATTTTTATAGGATGTATGGGAAATTATGCATATATCGGTATCGGCGAGGGATTATTAAAAATTTGTAAAACACTAAATTTAAATGCTCATTTAATGAAAGATCAAAGTTGCTGTGCGGCTCCGGCGTATTTTACCGGGGATTTTAACACGGTTGAGGTTTTGGCTAAAAAAAATATCATGTACTTTGAAAAGGTACTTGAAAAAGTAGATGCGATCATTATCCCTGAAGCCACCTGTAGTGCTATGATAAAAGTAGATTATGAACATTTTTTTGCAAATAATGAAGAGTGGAGAGAGCGTGCAAAAAACGTGAGCAAAAAGATATTTTTGGCTACCGAGTATTTTGAGAAATATACGAATTTGGGAGAAATTTTAAGTAAAATAGGCTTAAATTCAAACAAGCAAACTATAACTTATCACGATCCTTGTCACGCTAAAAAAATGCAAGGAGTTTTTAGAGAACCAAGAGCGTTGCTAAGTAAAATTTATAATATCAAAGAGATGAATGATACTACAAGTTGCTGCGGATTTGGCGGTGTGACTATGCAAAGTGAGAAATATCATCTTAGCCGCGCGGCCGGACTTAGTAGAGCAGAAACGATAAGTGCGACTAAAGCGCAATGTGTTAGCGCAGAATGCAGTGCTTGTAAAATGCAGCTAAATAATGCGCTTCATCTTCGCAGTTCGGATATGAGATGTGAAAATCCTATCGAACTGATAGCAAAGGTTCTGTAA
- a CDS encoding pyrroline-5-carboxylate reductase: MKIYILGGGNMGTAMAYGLKNSGFDVIIVCRDKEKLANFKKIGFCAEIYGKSYDIKDKNIILAVKPYALSSVSNLLSGEAKVCISVLARTGIEMLNSSIKAKNYAVCLPNIAAKFNSSVTPFISDGDDNTIVEILNGFGKCVKLETKNELDAASVLAGCAPAYLALVAEALSNAGVLEGLKKDDANFLVNGLFDGFAKLLKSSHPALIKESVCSPAGTTIEGVAKLEECGVRHAFLQAVKASAKKQRS; the protein is encoded by the coding sequence ATGAAAATATATATTTTAGGTGGTGGAAATATGGGAACCGCCATGGCTTATGGACTAAAAAATAGCGGCTTTGACGTTATTATAGTATGTAGAGACAAAGAAAAACTTGCGAATTTTAAAAAAATCGGATTTTGCGCAGAGATTTATGGCAAGAGTTATGATATAAAAGATAAAAATATAATACTTGCAGTAAAGCCTTACGCTCTATCTAGTGTTTCTAATTTACTTAGCGGCGAGGCAAAAGTCTGCATAAGCGTACTAGCTAGAACCGGTATTGAAATGTTAAATAGTTCTATAAAAGCTAAAAATTACGCTGTTTGCTTGCCAAATATCGCGGCTAAGTTTAATTCCAGCGTAACTCCGTTTATAAGTGATGGCGATGATAATACGATAGTAGAAATATTAAATGGTTTTGGAAAATGCGTAAAGCTTGAAACTAAAAATGAGCTAGATGCTGCTAGTGTGCTTGCGGGTTGCGCTCCTGCTTATCTTGCGCTCGTAGCCGAAGCTTTAAGCAACGCTGGAGTTTTAGAAGGCCTTAAAAAAGATGATGCAAATTTTCTTGTGAACGGACTTTTTGATGGATTTGCCAAGCTTTTAAAAAGTTCTCATCCGGCACTGATAAAAGAGTCTGTTTGTTCTCCGGCAGGAACTACCATAGAAGGCGTAGCAAAACTTGAAGAATGCGGTGTTAGACACGCATTTTTACAAGCTGTAAAAGCAAGTGCGAAAAAGCAAAGAAGTTAA
- a CDS encoding DUF5718 family protein, whose product MRDFLGFGIAGNFALHLEQAGEFKDFVDIKTEEKYAPKGIFPFYSPKSSNHLKNYCFDNVNLVLPNESSLNVQAEPEIALKCEIEYENGSVKTIKPLAFMAFNDASVRNDKNATKISQKKNFSSGSKGFGNEIVIDKFDKTGVCERYSLVSFLRSEDGFFRYGECAKLSGYSYFYEKLLNWMKKIFNTQKDFAVLEDLSKILKQNGYKKDVIITIGATRYEPKGENRFLKRGDEIYIVAFDHNKHSLEDITELAKTDSDFSKFSDISVLKQVVK is encoded by the coding sequence ATGAGAGATTTTTTAGGTTTTGGGATAGCCGGAAATTTTGCTTTGCATTTAGAACAAGCAGGCGAGTTTAAGGATTTTGTAGATATTAAAACAGAAGAAAAGTACGCTCCAAAAGGTATTTTTCCATTTTATAGTCCAAAATCCTCCAACCATCTTAAAAATTACTGTTTCGATAATGTAAATTTAGTTCTTCCAAACGAGTCTAGTTTAAATGTTCAAGCAGAGCCTGAAATAGCTCTTAAATGTGAGATAGAGTACGAAAATGGTAGTGTGAAAACCATAAAACCGCTTGCATTTATGGCATTTAACGATGCTTCTGTAAGAAACGACAAAAACGCTACAAAAATATCTCAAAAGAAAAACTTTTCAAGCGGCTCAAAAGGCTTTGGAAATGAGATAGTTATAGATAAATTTGATAAAACAGGAGTTTGCGAACGCTACTCTTTAGTATCTTTTTTGCGTAGCGAAGATGGATTTTTTAGATATGGAGAGTGTGCTAAATTAAGCGGTTATAGCTACTTTTATGAAAAATTATTAAACTGGATGAAAAAGATTTTTAATACCCAAAAAGATTTTGCCGTACTTGAGGATTTAAGTAAAATTTTAAAGCAAAACGGATACAAAAAAGACGTCATTATCACTATTGGAGCTACAAGATATGAGCCTAAAGGTGAAAATCGCTTTTTAAAACGAGGAGATGAGATCTATATAGTGGCTTTTGATCATAATAAGCATAGTTTAGAAGATATAACCGAGTTAGCCAAAACAGACAGTGATTTTTCTAAATTTAGTGATATTTCAGTTTTAAAACAGGTTGTAAAATGA
- the hemN gene encoding oxygen-independent coproporphyrinogen III oxidase: MVDFEAFVQYSKPGPRYTSYPTALEFSDNFNYDEYIKRLKNGDKNRKLSLYFHLPFCRSACYFCGCNVIYTSKSDKMSRYLDYLSKELEILSEVLDTKRQVTQMHFGGGTPTFYSADELDRLIKEIKKHFKNWSDDAEISCEIDPRFLNEDQLDVLVGHGFNRVSFGVQDFDEKVQTEIHRIQPFEMTKNAVDMARSKGITSINTDLIYGLPYQSLESFKKTLELGVSLNPDRFAVFNYAHVPWIKKSMRKFDEATLPNPKIKLEILKYTMEFLTSNGYKMIGMDHYAKEDDELFKALENGSLHRNFQGYTTKGGADLIGIGLTSIGEGDDYYAQNYKDMVSYEKAIDDNKLPNSKGVLLNNEDKLRKAVIMDLMANFALDIKKIESKFNIKFFEHFKNELNDLEELKDFVEISNDKIKINETGTLLIRNIAMCFDEYMVKFKGIKNSFSKTV; encoded by the coding sequence ATGGTAGATTTTGAAGCGTTTGTGCAGTATTCAAAGCCTGGACCTAGATATACTAGCTATCCAACAGCACTTGAGTTTAGCGATAATTTCAACTATGATGAATATATTAAACGTTTAAAAAACGGTGATAAAAATAGAAAATTATCTTTGTATTTTCATCTTCCGTTTTGTCGCTCAGCCTGTTATTTTTGTGGTTGTAACGTAATTTATACGAGTAAAAGTGATAAAATGAGCAGATATCTTGATTATTTAAGTAAAGAGTTAGAGATATTAAGCGAAGTTTTAGATACTAAGCGTCAAGTAACTCAGATGCATTTTGGCGGCGGAACGCCTACTTTTTACAGTGCAGATGAGCTTGATAGACTTATAAAAGAGATAAAAAAACATTTTAAGAATTGGAGTGATGATGCTGAGATAAGCTGTGAGATTGATCCGAGATTTTTAAATGAAGATCAACTCGATGTTTTAGTGGGTCATGGATTTAACAGAGTGAGTTTCGGCGTGCAAGATTTTGATGAAAAAGTTCAAACCGAAATCCATAGAATCCAGCCATTTGAAATGACTAAAAATGCTGTAGATATGGCAAGATCCAAAGGTATTACCAGTATAAATACCGATTTGATTTACGGTCTTCCTTATCAGAGTTTAGAGAGTTTTAAAAAGACTTTAGAGCTTGGTGTTAGTCTAAATCCCGATAGGTTTGCGGTATTTAACTATGCTCACGTACCTTGGATTAAAAAAAGTATGAGAAAATTTGATGAAGCTACTCTTCCAAATCCAAAAATAAAACTAGAAATTTTAAAATATACGATGGAGTTTCTAACTTCAAACGGATATAAAATGATAGGTATGGATCATTACGCAAAAGAGGATGATGAGTTGTTTAAGGCTTTAGAAAACGGCAGTTTACATAGGAATTTTCAAGGATATACAACTAAAGGCGGAGCAGATCTTATCGGTATAGGTTTGACTAGCATAGGCGAGGGCGATGATTATTACGCGCAAAATTATAAAGATATGGTTTCTTACGAAAAAGCCATAGACGACAACAAACTTCCAAATTCAAAAGGAGTTTTGTTAAATAACGAAGATAAGCTTAGGAAAGCCGTTATAATGGATTTGATGGCAAATTTTGCACTTGATATAAAAAAGATCGAATCTAAATTTAATATTAAATTCTTTGAGCATTTCAAAAATGAGTTGAACGATCTTGAAGAGTTAAAAGACTTTGTTGAAATTTCGAATGATAAAATAAAGATAAATGAAACCGGAACACTGCTTATAAGGAACATTGCTATGTGTTTTGATGAGTATATGGTTAAATTTAAAGGTATAAAAAATAGCTTTTCAAAGACAGTGTAA
- a CDS encoding DUF2603 domain-containing protein, with amino-acid sequence MNNERLDNISNSLGISKRKRTLFELEQISDNEMKLIIKNGKLNLSVPWFGMSGNTPCALVPAGLFEAIINTLKNAQKENFELKLEKSIWQHIPVDFGDVWSVAIDEIKKSKFKKEPNLDRVVKKIKKEHPNLFVDMQSLIQSKEN; translated from the coding sequence ATGAATAATGAGCGTTTAGATAACATAAGCAACTCTCTTGGCATCTCAAAAAGGAAAAGAACGCTTTTCGAGTTAGAACAGATAAGCGATAATGAGATGAAGTTGATTATTAAAAACGGTAAGTTAAATTTATCTGTTCCTTGGTTTGGTATGAGTGGAAATACTCCTTGTGCTCTTGTTCCAGCAGGACTTTTCGAGGCCATCATAAATACGCTTAAAAATGCGCAAAAAGAGAATTTCGAGCTAAAACTAGAAAAATCTATTTGGCAGCATATTCCAGTTGATTTCGGTGATGTTTGGAGCGTGGCCATAGATGAGATAAAAAAGTCTAAATTTAAAAAAGAGCCAAATTTAGATAGAGTTGTAAAAAAGATTAAAAAAGAGCATCCAAATTTATTTGTAGATATGCAAAGTTTGATACAAAGTAAGGAAAATTGA
- the argF gene encoding ornithine carbamoyltransferase, whose protein sequence is MRHFLTLNDLDKNEILDILSLAKDIKKEAKSRNYISYLKDQTLAMIFEKSSTRTRVSFEVGIHQLGGKGLFLSSRDIQLGRGEPVKDTARVLGRMVDMIMARVYKQSDLEELAKFSGVPVINGLSDDFHPVQLMSDLLTLSELGLNLQTMKVAYVGDGNNMTNSWLMAASKLGFELRVATPKGYEVPQWVLDIAKQNSKISCANLIITDNPKAAISGADVVTTDTWVSMGQEDEKEKRINDFAGYCVDDDMMSLAAKDAKFLHCLPAYRGYEVSEAVFEAHAGEIFSEAENRLHAQKAVMVWCDRKRYE, encoded by the coding sequence ATGAGACATTTTTTGACACTTAACGACTTAGATAAAAATGAAATCTTAGATATTTTAAGTTTAGCAAAAGATATAAAAAAAGAGGCAAAAAGTAGAAATTATATCTCATATCTCAAAGACCAAACTTTAGCCATGATATTTGAAAAAAGCTCGACAAGGACGAGAGTTAGCTTTGAAGTAGGCATTCATCAATTAGGCGGCAAAGGATTATTTCTAAGCAGTCGCGATATACAGTTAGGGCGCGGAGAACCTGTCAAAGATACGGCTAGAGTTCTTGGGAGAATGGTAGATATGATAATGGCTAGAGTTTATAAGCAAAGCGATCTCGAAGAACTTGCTAAATTTAGCGGAGTGCCTGTTATAAACGGTCTTAGCGATGATTTTCATCCTGTTCAGCTTATGTCTGATCTGCTTACTTTAAGCGAGCTTGGATTAAATTTACAAACTATGAAAGTAGCGTATGTGGGAGATGGAAATAATATGACCAACTCATGGCTCATGGCTGCATCTAAGCTTGGATTTGAGCTTAGAGTAGCAACTCCAAAAGGCTATGAAGTGCCACAGTGGGTTTTAGACATCGCTAAACAAAACTCCAAAATAAGCTGTGCGAATTTGATTATCACAGATAATCCTAAAGCAGCAATTAGCGGCGCAGACGTCGTCACGACCGATACTTGGGTCTCTATGGGACAAGAGGATGAAAAAGAAAAGCGCATTAATGATTTTGCAGGATACTGCGTTGATGATGATATGATGAGCTTAGCGGCCAAAGATGCTAAATTTTTACACTGTTTGCCTGCTTACCGCGGATATGAAGTTAGTGAAGCGGTTTTCGAAGCTCACGCGGGGGAAATTTTTAGCGAGGCTGAAAACCGTTTGCACGCCCAAAAAGCTGTTATGGTCTGGTGTGATAGGAAGAGATATGAATAA
- the hemB gene encoding porphobilinogen synthase: protein MFKRYRRLRINPAIRDMVRENKLNIEDFIYPLFVVEGSGVKKEISSMPGVFQLSIDEILKECEEVVNLGIKSILLFGIPNLKDSIGSDALDENGLIARSLRAIKAKFPNLVIVTDLCFCEYTDHGHCGILDHVHETVDNDATLEISARQALVHARAGADMIAPSGMMDGIIETLRNALDENGYENLPIMAYSTKFASAYYGPFRDVAQSSPSFGDRRSYQMDCANRFEAINESLEDEAQGADILMVKPALAYLDIIRDIKERTLLPLCVYNVSGEYAMLKASAKAGVIDYERVMIETMMSFKRAGADLIISYHAKEVAEFLKREK, encoded by the coding sequence ATGTTTAAAAGATATAGAAGACTTAGGATAAATCCGGCTATTCGTGATATGGTAAGAGAAAATAAATTAAATATAGAAGATTTTATATATCCACTTTTTGTAGTTGAGGGAAGCGGTGTAAAAAAAGAGATAAGCTCGATGCCAGGCGTATTTCAGCTAAGTATTGATGAAATTTTAAAAGAGTGTGAAGAAGTCGTAAACTTAGGTATCAAATCCATACTTTTGTTCGGCATTCCAAATTTAAAAGATAGTATAGGTAGTGACGCGCTTGATGAAAATGGACTTATAGCAAGATCTTTAAGAGCTATAAAAGCTAAATTTCCGAATTTAGTTATTGTGACTGATCTTTGCTTTTGCGAATATACGGATCACGGACATTGTGGTATACTTGATCATGTTCATGAAACAGTCGATAATGACGCTACGCTTGAGATCTCCGCTAGACAAGCTTTAGTTCATGCAAGAGCAGGTGCAGATATGATAGCTCCAAGCGGTATGATGGACGGCATCATAGAAACTTTAAGAAACGCGCTTGATGAAAATGGATACGAAAATCTTCCGATTATGGCGTATTCGACTAAATTTGCTTCTGCGTATTACGGACCGTTTCGCGACGTAGCCCAGAGTTCGCCAAGCTTTGGAGATAGAAGAAGTTACCAAATGGATTGTGCAAACCGCTTTGAAGCCATAAACGAAAGTCTTGAAGATGAAGCACAAGGTGCAGATATTTTGATGGTAAAACCGGCTTTGGCTTATCTTGATATCATTAGAGATATAAAAGAAAGAACTCTTCTTCCTCTTTGCGTTTATAATGTAAGTGGTGAGTACGCTATGTTAAAAGCATCCGCAAAAGCTGGAGTAATAGACTATGAAAGAGTTATGATAGAAACTATGATGAGCTTTAAAAGAGCCGGTGCGGATTTGATCATTAGCTATCACGCAAAAGAGGTAGCAGAGTTTTTAAAAAGAGAAAAATAA